Proteins encoded in a region of the Dreissena polymorpha isolate Duluth1 chromosome 6, UMN_Dpol_1.0, whole genome shotgun sequence genome:
- the LOC127833404 gene encoding uncharacterized protein LOC127833404 has product MKIVMVLTTAVMLMDLNIYADACKPPTNFADGCSGVADFKFTDDCNKHDICYACGNGRGVSRQSCDKRFYNNMLNTCNTKQNWFLRPGCKMMAWIYYKAVRDWGWKRYQTPSKLYCKQEAWVPACM; this is encoded by the exons ATGAAAATCGTCATGGTCCTGACCACGGCTGTCATGCTGATGGACCTCAACATCTACGCTGATGCCTGTAAGCCACCAACCAATTTTGCGGATGGATGTAGCGGTGTCGCCGACTTTAAGTTCACAGATGACTGTAACAAACACGATATTTGCTACGCTTGT GGCAACGGGCGGGGTGTTTCTCGCCAAAGCTGCGATAAAAGATTTTATAACAACATGTTGAACACGTGCAACACCAAGCAGAATTGGTTCTTGCGACCAGGATGCAAGATGATGGCTTGGATTTACTACAAGGCGGTTCGGGACTGGGGTTGGAAGCGTTATCAAACTCCGTCCAAGTTGTATTGCAAGCAGGAAGCCTGGGTTCCCGCGTGTATGTGA